In Pleuronectes platessa chromosome 5, fPlePla1.1, whole genome shotgun sequence, a single genomic region encodes these proteins:
- the laynb gene encoding layilin: MDLMKLFATVVFVLFQPGSASKVNGQMICRRGTERPCYKVSSIQDSRRRVTFEDARQTCRSDGGELLSIETESEQRLVERFIQQMQAGDGDFWIVLRQSPQRYRAGATIPGCPSQYYWLDGSKAKFRNWHWDEPSCRGEMCVILYDQSPAPPGRDGRFLFQWSDVNCYSKNSVICKYPEKKAPVFADERNMTHTVPSLRPKLLSTTESDDKTKIVLPESSVSLSDNTLYVSYILYATVPAVLLLLSAAAGFFCYRKHAKRRKTETESCPSRSQPWKSTTASLCPIQGPYAFSDVTKLPHTALDASATADILTKLSCGPSPDSQCDDYENVSCTYKASGFVTNDIYETCKAQSRRSRGQTGWVENEIYG, encoded by the exons ATGGATTTGATGAAGCTGTTTGCCACCGTCGTCTTCGTTTTGTTCCAGCCTGGATCCGCTTCTAAAGTAAATG GCCAAATGATCTGTCGGCGTGGGACAGAGCGGCCGTGCTACAAGGTGTCCAGCATCCAGGACAGCAGACGGAGAGTGACCTTCGAAGATGCCAGGCAGACCTGCAGGTCGGACGGGGGCGAGTTGCTCAGCATTGAAACAGAGAGCGAGCAGCGACTGGTCGAGAGGTTCATACAACAGATGCAGGCCGGAGATGGAGACTTCTGGATCGTTCTCCGCCAAAGCCCCCAGCGCTACAGGGCAGGGGCCACAATCCCAGGTTGCCCCTCACAGTACTATTGGCTGGATGGAAGCAAGGCCAAGTTCAG GAACTGGCACTGGGATGAGCCATCGTGTCGTGGTGAAATGTGCGTGATTCTGTATGATCAGTCGCCTGCTCCGCCTGGCAGAGATGGTCGTTTCCTGTTCCAGTGGAGTGACGTCAACTGCTACTCTAAGAACAGTGTTATTTGCAAATACCCAGAAA AAAAAGCACCAGTTTTTGCTGATGAACGGAACATGACACATACAG TTCCATCCCTGAGGCCCAAACTACTCTCAACTACAGAAAGTGACGACAAGACAAAAATAGTTCTACCTGAGTCTTCAG tGTCTCTCTCAGACAACACCCTGTATGTTTCCTACATCCTCTATGCAACTGTTCCTgctgtcctgctgctgctgtctgcgGCTGCTGGCTTCTTCTGTTACAGAAAGCATGCGAAGAG GAggaagacagaaacagagagctGCCCCAGCAGATCGCAACCATGGAAGTCAACCACAGCTTCACTTTGTCCCATTCAAGGACCTTACGCCTTCAGTGACGTCACCAAACTGCCTCACACTGCCCTCGACGCCAGCGCCACCGCAGACATCTTGACAAAGTTATCGTGCGGCCCCTCCCCGGACTCCCAGTGTGACGATTATGAGAACGTGTCCTGCACGTACAAGGCGAGCGGCTTTGTGACCAACGACATCTATGAGACCTGCAAAGCTCAGAGTCGGCGCAGCCGCGGTCAGACTGGTTGGGTGGAAAACGAGATCTACGGATAA